From the genome of Luteibacter rhizovicinus DSM 16549:
GGAAGACGGACGCTATCGTGCGCTACGCGCGCACTGGCACGGCAGCCAGCTGAAGTTCTTCGGCTTCTTCCAGTTCCAGGCCTTCCTTGTCGGCGTCTTCGCCGTGCCCTTCCTCGCGGTGGCTGCGAACCCGTTCGTCTCGACGACGGCCATCGGGTTTGCCGTCGCGATCTGGCTGCTCAGTGTCGGCGGCGAGTCCCTCGCCGACCGGCAGCTGGCGGTATTCCGCGCCGATCCCGGCAACCAGGGCAAGACCTGCCGCACCGGCTTCTGGCGGTACTCACGCCACCCGAACTACTTCTTCGAATGGCTGCATTGGTTTGCCTACGTCGTCCTGGCGATCGGTTCGCCGCTGTGGTGGCTGGCCTGGAGCGGACCGCTGGTGATGTTCCTGTTCCTGCGTTTCGTCAGTGGCGTGCCTTACACCGAGACGCAAGCCTTGCGCTCGCGTGGCGAGGCCTACCGGCGTTACCAGCGCGACACCCCGATGTTCTTTCCGTGGTTCCCGAAACATGAGAGCGATAACCCATGAACACCGTCGTCAGTCCCGCTTCGTATGCCCGTGAAGATCAGGCCTCGCGCGGCCTGCTCGGCCTTGCCGAGCGCGGTCTGGTCCCCGACGCGTTGCTCCGCGCCGGTATCCGTCGCTTGTGTGCGAAGCGCCTGGTCGAGGAAGGTGCCGGCGGCCTGGCTGCCGTCGCCGCGCGCTATCAGGGGCGTATCGAGGGACTGAAACACAGCGAGGTCGCGATCCACACGGATGCGGCCAATGGGCAGCACTATGAGCTACCCCCGCGGTTCTTCGAACTGTGCCTCGGGCCGCGCCTGAAGTATTCGGGCTGTTATTACCCGACCGGCGCCGAATCGCTGGCCGAAGCCGAGGAGGCGATGCTCGCGCTGTACGCCGAACGTGCCGAACTCGCCGACGACCAGTCGATCCTCGAGCTGGGTTGCGGCTGGGGTTCGCTGACCCTGTGGATGGCCCAGCGTTATCCGCGATCGCGGATCACCGCGGTATCCAATTCCGCCAGCCAGCGTCGACACATCGAAGCCAGCTGCTCGGCGCGCGGCATCCACAATGTCAATGTGATCACCGCGGATGCGAATGCCCTCGAACTGGGGGCCGGCCAGTTCGACCGCTGCGTGTCGGTAGAGATGTTCGAGCACATGCGGAATTACGAAACACTGCTCTCGCGTATCGCGCGGTGGTTGCGTCCGGGTGGCAAGCTGTTCGTCCACATTTTCGCCCACCGGACCCTCATGTATCCGTTCGAGACCGAAGGCGAGGACGACTGGATGGGTCGCCACTTCTTCACCGGCGGCCTGATGCCGGCGTCGGATACCTTGCTGTGGTTCCAGAAGGATCTGCGCATCGAACATCGCTGGCATGTCGATGGCACGCACTACGAGCGCACGGCCAACCATTGGCTGGTGAACCAGGACATGGCCCGTGAAGAAATCATGAAAGTGCTGCAAGGGACGTACGGCAACGCGGCTGGACTCTGGTTCCAGCGCTGGCGGATGTTCTGGATGGCCTGTGCCGAACTGTTCGGTTACGCCGGCGGGCAGGAATGGCTGGTGGCCCATTACCGATTCGCCAAGCCGCTCTAGAGCGCGGCTGGCGCGGCATGCGCCGTTGAGACAAGGCCGTCAGAAACGTCCAATCCGGCCAGCTTTGCCTGGGGGTAATGTCACCTATTCCGGATTGTCGCCTTGGAATCGGCATCCCGTGGTCGCACGATGTGTGGCTTGCACCGCACTGTTAGGAGAGTGCCATGTCGTCCCGTCCCGTTCGTATCCCAGGCCCCGACCATCCGATCACGGTCACCCCCACCGGGGGGCGCGTCGTCGTACGTGATGGCGACCGTGTGATCGCCGATACACGCAACGCGTTGACTCTGAAAGAATCGACCTATCCGGCGGTGTTCTACATTCCTCGTGCGGACGCCGACATGGCGGCGCTGACCAAGACCGAACACCACTCCTACTGCCCTTATAAAGGGGAGGCGTCGTATTTCAGTCTGCCCGGCAACGCCGAGCACGCGATCAACGCGATCTGGACCTATGAGACGCCTTACGATGCCGTCGCGACGATTCGCGACCATCTCGCTTTTTACCCGGACCGGGTCAGCATCGAGCACACGCCGGGCTGATTCGCCAGCGCAGGGAACCTGACACATGCAAGCCATCGTCGATACCACCTGGGCGCCAGGCGCCGCTGCCCTTCGTTCCGGCGAAGGCGCGGCGGCGACGCGATGTCACACCGGCGACTCGCTCCTGGCCCGCTACGAGGCCGTGCGCGCGCGCACCGAGGCGCTGATCGCCTCGCTGGACGCCGAAGACATGGTTGTCCAGTCCATGCCCGATGCCAGCCCCGCCAAGTGGCATCTCGCACACACCACCTGGTTTTTCGAAACCTTCCTGCTCGGACCAAACGTGCCGGGTTACCAGGTGTTCGATGCGGATTTCGGCTACCTCTTCAATTCGTATTACGAGGCTGTCGGCCCGCGACATCCGCGGCCGCTGCGTGGCCTGCTCACCCGCCCGTCAGTGGCGCAGGTGATGGCCTATCGCCACCACGTGGACACGCACATGCGTGCCTTCCTGCAGGACCAGCCCCCGGCGGAACTGGAAGCGCTGCTGCACCTGGGTTTCGCCCACGAGGAGCAGCACCAGGAACTGCTGGTGATGGACATGCAGCACCTGTTCGCCCAGTCACCGCTCAAGCCCGCAGTCGATCCGGCGTGGCCGTCGCAGGCCCCCGGTCCCGCGGGACGATTCCGTCGCGTCGGAGGCGGCCCCGTGCGTATCGGCGCCGTCGATGAGCCGTTCGCGTTCGACAATGAAGGTCCCCGGCACACGGTGTGGCTGGAGCCGTTCGAGATCGCCGACCGTCTCGTCACCAATGGGCAGTGGCTGGCCTTCATGGCGCTGGGCGGCTACCGCCGTGCGGACCTCTGGCTGTCGGACGGCTGGGCGCAGCGTCAGGAAGAGGGCTGGGAAGCACCGCTGTACTGGCGCCGCGAGGACGACGTCTGGTCGCATATGACGCCGGGCGGCTGGAGGCCGGTCGACCCCGATGCCGCCGTGAGCCATATCAGCTACTACGAAGCGGAAGCCTTCGCGCGCTGGGCCGGCGCGCGTCTGCCGGTCGAGGCGGAGTGGGAGCATGCCGTGCGCACGCGCACCGACCTGGACCAGGTCGCCGATGTGGCCTGGCAGTGGACCGCCAGCGCCTATTCGCCGTATCCCGGTTTCCGCGCGACGGACGATGCCGTCGGCGAATACAACGGCAAGTTCATGAGCGGGCAGATGGTGCTTCGCGGTGGCGCCAGCGTGACGCCGCCGCACCACGCCCGCCCCTCGTACCGGAACTTCTACCGCCCGGGCCAGCGCTGGATGTTCGCCGGCCTGCGCCTGGCCCGGGACGTCGGCCACTCGCCCGACGACGACCGCCTGACCTTCCTGCGCGACACCCTCGCGGGGTTGTCCGCGTCGCCGAAAGCGTTCTCGCCGAAGTATTTCTACGATGCGGCCGGATCGGCCCTGTTCGAAGCGATCTGTGTCACGCCGGAGTACTACCCGACGCGGACCGAAACCGCGCTGTTGCATGACATCGCACCGGCGCTGGCGGCGACGATTCCCGAGGGCGCCGTGCTGCTCGAACTGGGCAGTGGCGCGAGCGACAAGACGCGCGTGCTGCTCGACGCGGCTCCGCAGATTTCGGCGTACGTTCCGGTGGATATCAGCGTCGATGCGCTCAACGGCGCCGTCGAACGGTTGCGCTCGGCTTACCCGGCGTTGGAGGTGCACCCGGTGGTCGGTGACTTCACCCAGGCGATCCATGTCCCAGAAGCCCTGGCGGGACGGCCGGTTGTGGCGTTCTTCCCGGGTTCGACGATCGGCAACTTCGTCGCGGAGGAAGCGATCGCGCTGTTGCGGTCCGTGCGCGAACGTCTTGGACCGGATGCCCACTTCATCGTTGGTGCCGATCAGGTCAAGCCGATCGACACACTGATTGCCGCTTACGACGACGCCGAGGGTGTGACGGCCGCGTTCAATCGCAATGTGCTGGTGAGGATCAATCGCGAGCTGGGTGGTGACTTCGATCCGCAGGCCTTCGAGCACCGCGCTGTCTGGAATGCGCAGCGCGAGCGCATCGAGATGCATCTGGTAAGTCGCCGGGCCCAGCAGGTCACGGTGGCTGGCCAGCACTTCCGGTTCGCCGCCGGTGAGTCCATCCACACCGAGAACTCGCACAAGTTCACACCGGCGTCGTTTGCACGGCTTGCCGAAGCGGGTGGCTGGCGGGTCGATCAACAGTGGATCTCGCCTGACCCGGCCTTCGGTATCTTCGCGCTACTGTAGGGTTCGGGCTGTGGTAGGAGCCGATTCATCGGCGAAAGAGTGCTCGCGGCAAGCTTGCCCGCTGCCGCGGGATCGCCGATGAATCGGCTCCTGCCAAAAGCCGGTTTAGCGGACCTGGTCGACCGTCATGAATCCTGCGTCGCTCACGCTCACCACGGCACGCCGATGTGCCTGGATGCTGACGGCATCCTCGGTGCTCGCGCCGATCACGCGGGCCGTGGCTTCGACGCCGACGGGGTTGTTACCACGACGCTTCTGCTTGCCGGCGAAGCGCGCGCGGTTGTAGCCGGCCCAGGCACTGAAGACCAGTGCGCAGATGATGGCGGCGATCAGCACGACGCTGAGGTCGCCTTCCTTGTGGGACGGTTCCAGCACGTAAAGCTGCAGCCAGGCACTGCGAACGCCAAAGGCCCAGGCGCCCAGGGTGATCAGCGGTAGCCAGAGGAAGGCCCAGAAAAGCCAGGCGACGATGGTGACGATGCCGAACATCGCTTTCTGCATCGACGACTGGCGTTCGGGCCGCTGGATCATGATTGCTTCGGCTTTCATCGAAGTCCCCTGTCCGGGCTGACCCATACCGCCCGCGTGCCCTTGCGCTTCATCAGCGCCTTGGGCATCGCGACGATCGAGGTCGCCGTGTTGAGGATCCAGTACACCAGTGGGTACCAGATCATCCAGTAGTAATTGCGGCCGATGCGCGTTTCATAGCGGCGATCGACCAGGAGGCTGATCAGGAACTGCAGCAGGCAGATCGCCCCCAGGACCACGCCATGCCACTGCGGCAACAGCGTCGCGATGTAGAGCGAGGGCGGCAGGTCGATCAGGTGGCCGAGCACCCACAGGGTGACGATGATCGCCATGGTGTACGACCAGACCAGGCTCATGACGTACTCGATGGCCACCGGCCACATGCGACGCTGGCGCCAGGCAAACAGCTTCTTCGTATAGCGCAGCAGCACTTCGGAACCACCCTGGGCCCAGCGCAGGCGTTGCTTCCACAAGCCGCGCAGCGTCTCGGGCATCAGGATCCAGCAAAGCGCATTCGGTTCGTAGCGGATTTCCCAATGGCGCATTTGCAGACGCCAGCTGATGTCGATGTCCTCGGTGACCATGTCGGTGTTCCAGTAGCCGACATCGTGCAGGGCGCTCTTGCGGAAGGCGGCGATCACGCCGGATACCGTGAAGATGCGGCCGTAGACACGTTGCGCCCGCTTGATCAGGCCGATGATCGACGAGAACTCGCCGACCTGCAGCTTGCCCAGCAGGGTGGAGCGGTTACGGATACGTGGATTGCCGGTCACCGCGGCCACGCGGGGGCTGTCCAGCATGTGCGAGAGCAACCAGTGAGTGGCGTAGTCGTCGAGCAAAGCGTCGCCATCGACGCAGACCAGGAAGTCCGCGTTCGAGGCAAGGGCGGCGGCGCGCAGGCCCATGGCCTTGCCCTGGTTGCTCGCCATATGGATCACCCGAAGCTTCGGGTACTGGTCCATCAGCTGATCGAGCTGGGCGCCCGTGTCGTCGGTCGAACCGTCGTTGATCGCGATGATCTCGAAGTTCGGGTACTGCTGGGAGGCCAGGTGCGCGATGGTCTCGCGAACCTGTTCGCCTTCGTTATGGCAGGGCACCACGAGGGTGACCATCGGGTAGGACTCTAGCGCGGGCGGCTTCACGCGCACCGGCTCGTTACGTTCCCAGCGCATGAAATAGATCACACCGCCGGTCATCCAGATGAGTGACATCACCAGCGGATAGAAGAACGCGAATTCCAGCAGGACGTGGAGAATGCCGCCGTTCATCGGGTCGGCTCCGGGTAGGGGTAATCGGATGCCGAGATGAACGGCCGGATGGTTTCGAGGTCCGGGTGGTCGTGCAGGAAGTCGTCCGGGTAATAGCCGATGTGCCGTGCACCGGCGGCCTGCACCGTGCGCAGGCGCTGCGCCAGATCGCTGTCGTTGATCGGGGTATGGGTGCGCCAGTTCCGCGTCGCGAATTCGAACAGGGTGCGATCGAAGCCGTTCGGCACCGCCCCGACCTGCGCGGCCAGGTGCTTGTACCAGCCGATGCGATCCGATTGCTGGTCCAGCTGGGGCATCGCCATCAGTGCCGTCATGTCATAGGCCTTGAGAAAGGCGGGAAGGCTCTGCGCCGTCCAGGCTTCCGCATTCGGCTGCAGGACGGGGAGGGCGTACAGGTTGCGTGCCGTGCGTAGCTGCGGGCGCCACTTCTGCATGCGCTCGGACAGCTCCAGCGTGAAGTCGATCAAGGCCTGGGTGTTCTGTGCCGGTGTGTTCTTCGCCCACGGGCCGAGGTGGTCGGTGTCGCGGATATAGGCATCGTCGGAGAACAGCACACCTGCCGTATCGGCATGCATGGCGAGATCTTCGTAGACGTCGCCGATCATGGCGCGAACCTTCGGGTCGTAGGGTGCCAGCCGGAAGTGGTCGCCGCCGGGTTTCGGCTCGCCGGCGAGCGAAGGAAGATCCTTGCCGTCCGGAAAACGGAAAGCGAGCACGGGCATCCACGCGTAAACGCGTACGCCGGCGCGGGTGCGCAGCTGCCAGGACACCCGCGAGAACAGGTCGGCCCGCATCGGCAGGTGGCGGTTCGGGAAGTACACCGCATCCGCAACGCCGTCGCCATCGGGGTCCGCGTACGCCTGCAGCCAGACCTGGCTCGGATGCAGACGCTTGATGCGGTCGAGCAGTTTGGAAAGGTTGCGATCCTGCTGGGCCGGATCCGGGTCGTAGACGTAGTCGAGGTCGACCTGCACGGCACGCGTGGGCTCGATGCGATCCAGGTGACGCAGGAGCCAGCCCAGGCGGTTCGCCGTGATATTGCCGCTGACCAGCAGACGCGGAATGGTCTTGCCGACTTCGAGCGTGGGCAGGCGGTCGCCCAGGCTGAAGGTCACCGGCATGCCGTGCTCGGCCGCCACCTGGCGCCCGACGCGGGTATAGGCTCCGTAAGGCCACGCAACGGCGCGCGGGCGAACGCCCGTATGCGCGGCGATTTCGTCGGCACTGTGCTGCAGGTCGGCTCCGATGCGCGCGCGGTACTGTGCCTCGTCCTCGTAGACGTGCGCCTTGTCGTCGTAGCGCAGCGAGGCTGCCGCGGGCAGCAGGTTGCCCTGCGGGTTGCCGTTGGTCCCCTCGTGCAAGCCCCAGGAGTGCGACGCGAATTCCACCAGTCCGCCCTTGTGCATCTCGGACACCTGGTCCCAGGTGAGGAAGCAGTCGCGATCGCAGTCGGAACCGTTATAAGGCATGCGCTTGCCGGCGGGCAGGTCGATCCAGGAGCCGACGATGGCGGCTACCGCCGGGTAGTTGTAGGCGCGCAACAGCGGCCAGACACGCGTATAGAAGCTTTCCAGACCATCGTCGAAGGTGAGCAGGACAGCATTGGCCGGCAGCGCCGCGCCGCCGTGGCTCGCATCGACAACCTGCTGCAGGCTGACCATGTTGTAGCCGTTGGCTTTGAGCCAGTCGAAGTGCGAAATCAGGTGGTCGGTGCTGGTGGCATCGGGATCGCGGTCGGCGCGGAGGCCGACGTCGTCGCGAACGTCGTGATACGCGAGCACGATCAGCGAAGGCCGCACGGGCGTGACGGTCTGCGCGAAAGCGGGGAGCGCGAGCCCGAGCAGGGCTAGCAGGAACAACAGCGAACGCATGACTCTCATTCTCCCCAGTGCAGGGTAAGGTCGAGGACGACGCGATGTTCGCGGCGGCCATCGTAGGGTTGGTTGTGCCAGCCGATGCCCCAGCCCAGGCGGATACCCGCGCGCGGCTGGAAGATCTGGCCGTAGCGGATGCTGGCCATCCAGTCGGTGGCGTAGCCTTGTTCGGCGTACTGGCCGACGGCGACGTCGATGCGCTGGGTGACCTGACGCTCGTAGAACTGGCCGAGCAGGTTCTGCAGACGTCCGGTCAGGGCGTAGCTGTTGTCGCGGCGGGGATTGAAGTACGGGCGATCGGTCTGCGTGTTCATCGAGCCGCCCAGTTCCACGCCGCCATCGAAGGCGAGGTTGGGGGCGGTATACACCCGTTGCGTGAAGGCGGCGAGCCAGCCGGTGCGCTTGTTGCCATCGCTGAAATCGTCGCGCGACAGGCCCAGGCGCGCCTGGGTCAGCTCGCTGGCACGCCAGGTCACGGCGGTGTCGATCGTCTTGGCCGAGATGCCGTAGTACTGCGCGCGCAGCGGCGTGTCTTCGCCGGCCGTGCTGAAGTCGGCAGCGATCGCCCAGTGATCGCTCAGTGACCAGTCGAAACCGGCTTCGATCGCCGTCTTGCCGACGTAGCGGTCTGCCGCGGGAAGGGCCTGCACGTAGACCTCGAGGCCACGCGCATAACCGCGCACGCCCAGGCCGAAGCGTGTGCGGCGGACATCGCCTTCGGGCAGGTCGGCCGTGGAGTAGCGACCGAGCGCGAGCACGCGCCAGTGATCGTCGATCAAGGGGCTTGCGATCGTAGCCACGGTCGCACTGTCACGGTCACCATAGTCGGGGCTGGAGCCCTTGCCGTTCTCCTGGCTGATATCGAATTGCCAGCCACGTTCGCGCTCCCACGATTGCACGGCGCGGTCCACGCGATCGGTGCGGTTGCCCACGACCTTGGCTTCCGCAAGGTTTTCGTCGATCCCTTCGTAATCGTGAAGCGCACGCTGGGTGTCGGCCGCATCGAGGTAGGAGTCGACATCGCGCGGGTTCAAGGTATCGGCGATGGCCAGGTCGTCCTGGGCGCGCCGCGGCCAGCCACGCGCCAGTTCCACCATGCCGAGCTGGCGGCGGATGTTCGACTCGGCGGGTGCTTCACGGCTGAGCGGGACGATGCGTGCATACGCGTCGGCTTGCATGTCGACGATGCTGCGCGCGGAGATCGCGGCGGATTCGGCATCGAACTTGCGCGGGTTCTGGATCGGCAGGCGGATGCCGGGTACGCGGACCCAGGGCTGCTCCTTTGCGGCGAGGGTATCGATCGTGGCGAGAGCCTTCGCGGTTTCGCCCGACTCCAGATAGGCGTACATCAGCCCGATGCGCGGATCGATCTCGGCATCGTCGTAAGGACCGGGGTCCTTCGCGATGCTGTCTTCGTAAAGTCGTGCGGCTTCGGCGGGCCGCCGCCGCGCAAGGAGGGCATCTGCGGCGTTTCGCTCGGCGTACGCGGGAAGGGTGACGCCTTGCGCATGAAGGGCGTCGTAGCGCTGCGCCGCCTCGCCGGTAAGGCCGGCCTGGTCGAGCGCGACGATGAGGTCGAACTGCTCCCGCTGACGCATGTCGGCGGGCAGCAGAGGATCGTCGGCCAGGCGCCGCGCGTCGGCAACGGCGCGGTCCGCTTCGGCATATGGCGCCCGCATGTCGGCCGGCTCGCCCATGGCCCAGCGGGTTTCGCGCGCGACATGGTCAGCCTCAAGGCGCGCCTTGTCCGTCTGGCTCTGTGGCGGCTGCAACGTCGACGCCAGTTCCCTGGCGCGCGTCGTTGCGCCCATTTCCGTCAATAAAGTGACGTTGAGCGTCTGCGCCTCATGGTCATCCGGCCAGCGGGCGAGGAGGGCCTGGCAGTGGGCCAAGGCCTCGATCCGATGACCCTGGTCACGCTCCTGGCGAACCTTGGCGATGAGCGCATCGCGCTCGGGGGGTGCCGCAGCCTGTGCCACAGGCCCATGCAGGGCCAGGAGCAGCGCAAGGCAGAGCCTGGCGCGCGGCATGCGGATGTCCCGCTGAAAAATCATCAAAGTTGATCCCATCCCGACAACATGACCTGTCTCGATCGTGCCGGATATTCATTCCCGGCAACGGAGGTTTAAAGAAGCCCGCCATCGTAAAGGCAAGCACCGTGCCACATGTGATGCGCGTCACATTTTTCTGGCGGTTCGAAGAACGGCGTTCAGGCTTGCGACGCGCGGGTACCCGTGTCGGATGTCTTCACGCCGATGTGCCCGTCGTCGTCGATGCTTAATACGGCGCGGCGACTGTCCTGGATGCGAAGCGCCTCGGCGGTCGATGTGCCCAGCGATTCCGCCGCAGCGGGCAGCGATACCGCGCCGGCCTTGCGGCGACGCTGGCGCCCTCCCTGTTTACGTCTTCCCTCGTAGAGCGACCAGGCGAGGAACACCAGCAGGCTCAGCGGCGCCAGCCAAACGATGTCGACCAGCTCGCGTGTGCTGCTGAGGACGACACGGGGTATCCAGCGTTCGACGTGCACCGGGATGTCCAGCGCGCGGGCCACCCGGTGCAGCGCAGGCAGCCAGAGCAGGCCCCAGAGCAGCCAGGCGAGCACGGTGAGCACGCCGTACAGTGCGCGCCGTGGCAGTGACTGGCGCTCGGGTTGGTCGATGACGATCGCTTCGGCTTTCATGTGATGCCCCGGTCCGGACTGACCCACG
Proteins encoded in this window:
- a CDS encoding DUF1295 domain-containing protein, whose protein sequence is MNTLLVIWLATAWMMTAGWAWQRRRSNAGIVDVLWSAGVGGSAVLAALVGAGAPATRVVMAVLGGLWGLRLALHLWHRVAGEAEDGRYRALRAHWHGSQLKFFGFFQFQAFLVGVFAVPFLAVAANPFVSTTAIGFAVAIWLLSVGGESLADRQLAVFRADPGNQGKTCRTGFWRYSRHPNYFFEWLHWFAYVVLAIGSPLWWLAWSGPLVMFLFLRFVSGVPYTETQALRSRGEAYRRYQRDTPMFFPWFPKHESDNP
- a CDS encoding SAM-dependent methyltransferase, with protein sequence MNTVVSPASYAREDQASRGLLGLAERGLVPDALLRAGIRRLCAKRLVEEGAGGLAAVAARYQGRIEGLKHSEVAIHTDAANGQHYELPPRFFELCLGPRLKYSGCYYPTGAESLAEAEEAMLALYAERAELADDQSILELGCGWGSLTLWMAQRYPRSRITAVSNSASQRRHIEASCSARGIHNVNVITADANALELGAGQFDRCVSVEMFEHMRNYETLLSRIARWLRPGGKLFVHIFAHRTLMYPFETEGEDDWMGRHFFTGGLMPASDTLLWFQKDLRIEHRWHVDGTHYERTANHWLVNQDMAREEIMKVLQGTYGNAAGLWFQRWRMFWMACAELFGYAGGQEWLVAHYRFAKPL
- a CDS encoding DUF427 domain-containing protein — encoded protein: MSSRPVRIPGPDHPITVTPTGGRVVVRDGDRVIADTRNALTLKESTYPAVFYIPRADADMAALTKTEHHSYCPYKGEASYFSLPGNAEHAINAIWTYETPYDAVATIRDHLAFYPDRVSIEHTPG
- the egtB gene encoding ergothioneine biosynthesis protein EgtB; translation: MQAIVDTTWAPGAAALRSGEGAAATRCHTGDSLLARYEAVRARTEALIASLDAEDMVVQSMPDASPAKWHLAHTTWFFETFLLGPNVPGYQVFDADFGYLFNSYYEAVGPRHPRPLRGLLTRPSVAQVMAYRHHVDTHMRAFLQDQPPAELEALLHLGFAHEEQHQELLVMDMQHLFAQSPLKPAVDPAWPSQAPGPAGRFRRVGGGPVRIGAVDEPFAFDNEGPRHTVWLEPFEIADRLVTNGQWLAFMALGGYRRADLWLSDGWAQRQEEGWEAPLYWRREDDVWSHMTPGGWRPVDPDAAVSHISYYEAEAFARWAGARLPVEAEWEHAVRTRTDLDQVADVAWQWTASAYSPYPGFRATDDAVGEYNGKFMSGQMVLRGGASVTPPHHARPSYRNFYRPGQRWMFAGLRLARDVGHSPDDDRLTFLRDTLAGLSASPKAFSPKYFYDAAGSALFEAICVTPEYYPTRTETALLHDIAPALAATIPEGAVLLELGSGASDKTRVLLDAAPQISAYVPVDISVDALNGAVERLRSAYPALEVHPVVGDFTQAIHVPEALAGRPVVAFFPGSTIGNFVAEEAIALLRSVRERLGPDAHFIVGADQVKPIDTLIAAYDDAEGVTAAFNRNVLVRINRELGGDFDPQAFEHRAVWNAQRERIEMHLVSRRAQQVTVAGQHFRFAAGESIHTENSHKFTPASFARLAEAGGWRVDQQWISPDPAFGIFALL
- the pgaD gene encoding poly-beta-1,6-N-acetyl-D-glucosamine biosynthesis protein PgaD; amino-acid sequence: MKAEAIMIQRPERQSSMQKAMFGIVTIVAWLFWAFLWLPLITLGAWAFGVRSAWLQLYVLEPSHKEGDLSVVLIAAIICALVFSAWAGYNRARFAGKQKRRGNNPVGVEATARVIGASTEDAVSIQAHRRAVVSVSDAGFMTVDQVR
- the pgaC gene encoding poly-beta-1,6-N-acetyl-D-glucosamine synthase, with product MNGGILHVLLEFAFFYPLVMSLIWMTGGVIYFMRWERNEPVRVKPPALESYPMVTLVVPCHNEGEQVRETIAHLASQQYPNFEIIAINDGSTDDTGAQLDQLMDQYPKLRVIHMASNQGKAMGLRAAALASNADFLVCVDGDALLDDYATHWLLSHMLDSPRVAAVTGNPRIRNRSTLLGKLQVGEFSSIIGLIKRAQRVYGRIFTVSGVIAAFRKSALHDVGYWNTDMVTEDIDISWRLQMRHWEIRYEPNALCWILMPETLRGLWKQRLRWAQGGSEVLLRYTKKLFAWRQRRMWPVAIEYVMSLVWSYTMAIIVTLWVLGHLIDLPPSLYIATLLPQWHGVVLGAICLLQFLISLLVDRRYETRIGRNYYWMIWYPLVYWILNTATSIVAMPKALMKRKGTRAVWVSPDRGLR
- the pgaB gene encoding poly-beta-1,6-N-acetyl-D-glucosamine N-deacetylase PgaB, which produces MRSLLFLLALLGLALPAFAQTVTPVRPSLIVLAYHDVRDDVGLRADRDPDATSTDHLISHFDWLKANGYNMVSLQQVVDASHGGAALPANAVLLTFDDGLESFYTRVWPLLRAYNYPAVAAIVGSWIDLPAGKRMPYNGSDCDRDCFLTWDQVSEMHKGGLVEFASHSWGLHEGTNGNPQGNLLPAAASLRYDDKAHVYEDEAQYRARIGADLQHSADEIAAHTGVRPRAVAWPYGAYTRVGRQVAAEHGMPVTFSLGDRLPTLEVGKTIPRLLVSGNITANRLGWLLRHLDRIEPTRAVQVDLDYVYDPDPAQQDRNLSKLLDRIKRLHPSQVWLQAYADPDGDGVADAVYFPNRHLPMRADLFSRVSWQLRTRAGVRVYAWMPVLAFRFPDGKDLPSLAGEPKPGGDHFRLAPYDPKVRAMIGDVYEDLAMHADTAGVLFSDDAYIRDTDHLGPWAKNTPAQNTQALIDFTLELSERMQKWRPQLRTARNLYALPVLQPNAEAWTAQSLPAFLKAYDMTALMAMPQLDQQSDRIGWYKHLAAQVGAVPNGFDRTLFEFATRNWRTHTPINDSDLAQRLRTVQAAGARHIGYYPDDFLHDHPDLETIRPFISASDYPYPEPTR
- the pgaA gene encoding poly-beta-1,6 N-acetyl-D-glucosamine export porin PgaA, encoding MIFQRDIRMPRARLCLALLLALHGPVAQAAAPPERDALIAKVRQERDQGHRIEALAHCQALLARWPDDHEAQTLNVTLLTEMGATTRARELASTLQPPQSQTDKARLEADHVARETRWAMGEPADMRAPYAEADRAVADARRLADDPLLPADMRQREQFDLIVALDQAGLTGEAAQRYDALHAQGVTLPAYAERNAADALLARRRPAEAARLYEDSIAKDPGPYDDAEIDPRIGLMYAYLESGETAKALATIDTLAAKEQPWVRVPGIRLPIQNPRKFDAESAAISARSIVDMQADAYARIVPLSREAPAESNIRRQLGMVELARGWPRRAQDDLAIADTLNPRDVDSYLDAADTQRALHDYEGIDENLAEAKVVGNRTDRVDRAVQSWERERGWQFDISQENGKGSSPDYGDRDSATVATIASPLIDDHWRVLALGRYSTADLPEGDVRRTRFGLGVRGYARGLEVYVQALPAADRYVGKTAIEAGFDWSLSDHWAIAADFSTAGEDTPLRAQYYGISAKTIDTAVTWRASELTQARLGLSRDDFSDGNKRTGWLAAFTQRVYTAPNLAFDGGVELGGSMNTQTDRPYFNPRRDNSYALTGRLQNLLGQFYERQVTQRIDVAVGQYAEQGYATDWMASIRYGQIFQPRAGIRLGWGIGWHNQPYDGRREHRVVLDLTLHWGE
- the pgaD gene encoding poly-beta-1,6-N-acetyl-D-glucosamine biosynthesis protein PgaD is translated as MKAEAIVIDQPERQSLPRRALYGVLTVLAWLLWGLLWLPALHRVARALDIPVHVERWIPRVVLSSTRELVDIVWLAPLSLLVFLAWSLYEGRRKQGGRQRRRKAGAVSLPAAAESLGTSTAEALRIQDSRRAVLSIDDDGHIGVKTSDTGTRASQA